In the Desulfomonilaceae bacterium genome, CCATCTTATCTTTCTAAGCCCTCCGGAATCCTGAATCATGACTCCAGCGTCTGGATATTTGGTGAGATGGGCTTGCAACGCTCGGTACTGGTCGTCCGGTAATAGATCCAAGATCGCCTTTGTGAAAATAGGGGTTTCGATGAATTCCATAATAGCCTTGGCTGAAAGGTACGCCATTGGCGTGAAGCTGTCAACAGCGTTAACATAAATATTTCAATAGTCGGTTCATTGTTATATCATCAGTCATCTCTCATCAGGCGGAAACATTGGCTGGACAATATCATAGGGACTACGGGGAATTGAAATGAAAGTTATTGCCGCCGCTCTAATCTTCACACTGCTGCCATTGGTAAGCTTCTCATCGGATCGAGACACTCAAATTCGGGACCACCGTTCATGATCGCTACGGGAACATCAATCGAACCGAGCAACG is a window encoding:
- a CDS encoding type II toxin-antitoxin system RelE/ParE family toxin, which codes for MAYLSAKAIMEFIETPIFTKAILDLLPDDQYRALQAHLTKYPDAGVMIQDSGGLRKIRWGSRKQGKRGGVRVIYCWALRGDLIYMIYVYSKTDKDDLTSEQLKSLRKIAKAELS